The Eurosta solidaginis isolate ZX-2024a chromosome 4, ASM4086904v1, whole genome shotgun sequence genome includes a window with the following:
- the LOC137247726 gene encoding uncharacterized protein encodes MVISSTSVLDVSRIRGPSIDSDHNLVADKIRTPLNAAKTKEQKTQGKLDVEKLQSQQTANDFTTRLSHLLSESTTHPEGIQEQWEHISKALRTAAEKKIGHRRPRNCNWYDEECRVATERKDAAYKATLKASATRGVCEHYRELKKEARRLFRKKKAEAERRECKELELLATRNNARKFYQKIRRQTEGFKTGANSCRNENGDLVTDVQRVLRFWREHFSVLLNGGSNSPRRDEEPDPAIDDDGIYVPPSDYDEVRIAITRLKNNKTVGADGLPAELFKCGGEELVRRMQQLLSKIWAEEYMPDGWNLSNSHLP; translated from the exons atggtcatatccagcacgag tgttttagatgtgagCAGGATCCGAGGACCTAGCATCGACTCGGACCATAATCTCGTTGCAGACAAAATACGCACCcccctcaacgcggctaaaaccaaggaacaaaaaacgcaagggaagctagacgtcgaaaagcttcaatcacaacagactgccaatgatttcacaactcgactctcacacctgctttctgagagcacaactcatcctgaaggaatacaggagcagtgggagcatatttccaaagcacttcgtactgccgccgagaaaaAAATTGGTCACCGGCGACCACGGAATtgcaactggtacgatgaagaatgccgcgttgcaactgaaagaaaagacgctgcctacaaggctacgttaaaagcgagcgctacaagaggagtgtgtgaacactatcgtgagttgaaaaaggaagcgagacgccttttcaggaaaaaaaaagcagaagcagaaaggcgtgagtgcaaggagcttgagctgctagccaccaggaataacgcccgaaaattttaccaaaaaatacggcgacagacggaaggttttaagaccggggcaaactcctgtaggaacgaaaacggcgaccttgtaactgatgtccagagagtgcttagattttggagggaacacttctctgttctgctaaatggaggcagcaattcaccgcgcagagatgaagaacccgatcccgcaatcgatgatgatggaatatatgtccccccgtccgattatgacgaagttagaatagcaataaccagattgaaaaacaacaagaccgtgggcgctgatggattgcctgcggagctattcaagtgcggcggcgaggagttggtaaggcgcatgcagcagcttcttagcaaaatatgggcggaagagtacatgcccgacggttggaatctaagt